In Leclercia sp. LSNIH1, the genomic stretch CATCGCTGCGATCACACGACCTATGTACCGGGCCTGGCTCAGGATGGCGATTGCTTCAGGCGAGATCACGGTCCCGAAAAATGTCGATAAAGCCACGCTCTTTAGCGCCGTGTTCTCCGGGCCCGTTATGCCCTGGATTGACCCGGTCAAAGAGGCGAACGCCTGGAAAATTCTGCTGCGTGGCGGTGCTGCGACAGAGAGTGAATGGGTGCGCGCCCGCGGCGCAAATCCTGATGATGTTAAGCGCCGCCGTAAGGCGGAGGTTGACGAGAACCGTAAACAGGGGCTGGTGTTTGATACCGACCCGGCAAATGACAAAGGAGACACTCGTGTCCAGGAAGAAAAACCGGGTAAAGAACCGCCCGAAAGCCCAGGCAAAAAATAGCTGGTTCCGTATGCAGGCCAGTTCGGAAAACGAAGCTGAGATCTATATCTACGACGAGATCGGCTACTGGGGGGTAACGGCGAAGCAGTTCGTCGCAAACCTTAAGGCGCTGGGCGACGTCACTCACATCAAACTGCATATCAACTCCCCTGGTGGCGATGTCTTTGACGGTATCGCCATTTTTAATGCCCTGAAATTCCACGGCGCGGCGATCACCGTTTATATCGACGGTCTGGCTGCCTCAATGGCATCAGTTATCGCCATGGTAGGAAACCCGGTCATCATGCCGGAAAACACCATGATGATGATCCACAAGCCGTGGGGTTTTGCGGGTGGTGATGCTGATGACATGCGCGACTATGCCGACCTGCTCGACAAAGTGGAGTCGGTGTTGATCCCGGCATACGCGCAGAAGACGGGCAAAAGCACCGAAGAAATTGCGGCAATGCTGGAGGATGAGACCTGGCTCTCCGGCACTGAATGTCTGGAGCTGGGCTTCGCTGACCAGGTCACACCATCCTTGCAGGCAATGGCCTGCATCCATTCGAAACGTATTGAGGAATTTGAAAAGATGCCAAACAGCATTCGCAACATGGTCACCCCGCCGCGCAATACCGCTACGCGCGAAACACAGCAGCCAACTGCCACCCAGCCGGCTCCGGCGGCAGGTGCCAGCGAAACAGATATCCGTGCGCAGGTTATTGCGGAGCAAAAGGCACGCGTGAACGGTATTCAGGATCTCTTCGCCATGTTCGGCGGAAAGCATCAGGAACTGCAGGCTAAATGTATTGCCGATCCAGAGTGCTCGGTCAGCCAGGCGAAAGATGTTCTTCTGGCAGAGCTCGGTAAAAATGCCACGCCGTCCAACACCACTACGCAGGGGCAGGCCCATGTGTATGCCGGGAACGGTAACTTTGTTGGCGACGGGATCCGCCAGGCGCTGATGGCGCGTGCCGGTTATGAAAATGTTGAGCGTGACAACGTCTATAACGGTATGACGCTGCGCGAATACGCCCGCATGTCCCTGACCGAGCGCGGCATCGGGGTCTCCAGTTACAACCCGATGCAGATGGTTGGTTTTGCGCTGACGCACAGCAACTCCGATTTTGGCAATATCCTGCTCGATGTCGCCAACAAAGCGCTGTTGCAGGGCTGGGATGAAGCGGCAGAGACCTTTGAACTCTGGACCAAAAAAGGCCAGCTGTCTGACTTCAAAACGGCGCATCGCGTCGGCATGGGCGGCTTCCCGTCCCTGCGTCAGGTGCGAGAGGGCGCGGAGTATAAGTACATCACGACGCAGGATAAGGGTGAAACCATCGCGCTGGCCACTTACGGTGAGATCTTCTCCATCACCCGCCAGGCCATTATCAACGATGACCTGAACCAGCTGACTGACGTTCCGATGAAGATGGGCCGCGCTGCGAAAGCGACAATCGGTGACCTGGTCTACGCCGTGCTGACCGGTAACGGGAAACTTTCAGATGGCAAGGCGCTCTTCCATGCTGACCATGCCAACCTTTCAGCTGGCGCCATCAGCGTTGACAGCCTGGATAAGGCCCGCCAGAACATGCGCAAGCAGAAAGAGGGCGAGCGCGCCCTGAACATTCGTCCGGCCTACATGCTGGTTCCGGTGGGTCTGGAAACATTAGCCAGCCAGACCATTAAGTCAGCAAGCGTGAAAGGGGCTGATATCAATGCCGGCGTGGTGAACCCGCTGCAGAACTTTGCCGAAGTGATCGCAGAAGCGCGTCTGGATGACGCCGACCCGGCGGCCTGGTATCTGGCTGCCGCACAGGGCACCGATACCATCGAAGTGGCGTACCTCAATGGCATTGATGCCCCGTACATCGACCAGCAGGAAGGTTTCACCACTGATGGTGTTGCGACGAAAGTCCGCATCGATGCCGGTGTGGCGCCGCTGGATTATCGCGGTCTGGCGAAATCATCCGGTAAGTAATCACCCCGACATTGAACCGGCCCGTAAGGGCTTTTTTTATATCTGCAACATGGCCCCGGCAGGGGCCATACGGAGAGCTCATGAAGAATTTCGTACAGGATGGTCACACTATCGATTTGACCAACTCGGGGTCGGCGGTGATCGCCAGTGGCACGCCGGTTGCCGTGGGGGATGTTCTGGCGATCGCTATCGCTGATATTGCCGTCGGCGAAACTGGTACGGGCCTCACCAGTGGCGTCGTTCAGTTGCCGAAGCTGGCGGCGGATGATATCGCCCAGGGCAAGACCGTGTACTTCAAAAGCGGGAAAGTGCAACTGGAGGCCACCGGCGCGACACCGGCCGGGAAAGCCTGGCAGGCTGCCGGTGCGAACGTCGCCGCCGTACTGGTTAAGCTCAATGGCTAACCCCTTCGACGCGATGGTGGCCCGTATGGACGCGGCCACCGTCAATCTGATGGCGGATAAGGTCACGATCAACGGTGCCAGTTTTGATGCTGTAGAAAGCCAGTTTGTCGCAGAAATGGGGCCGCTGGTGGGGGATGGCCTGTCACTGGTGGTGTTCTCCCCGGCAGTGTCGCCACGCAAAGGCGATGCCATTCACTGGAAAGGCCAGGACTACACCGTTACCCGTAAGCAGTTGTTCAACGGTAAGCCACAGATCTGGATTGAGTAATGGAGGCTCTATGTCCATTAAAGGGCTCGAACAGGCGATCGCTAACCTGGAAAGCATCAGCAAAACCGCTGTGCCACGTGCATCCTCTCAGGCGGTGAACCGTGTGGCCACCCGGGCCATCTCCCGCAGCACCCGTCAGGTTGCGAAGGAAACCCGGGTGCAGCGAAAACTCGTCAATCAGCGTGCACGCCTGAAGAAAGCCACGGTACGTAAACCGCAGGCCACTATTCGGGTCAACCGGGGCAACCTCCCGGCGATCAAGCTGGGCGTGGCCAGCGTGCGTCTTTCCCGGCGAAAACGTGACAAGGCCGGTGTCCGAAGCGTTCTGGTCATCGGGCGGTTTCGCTTCCCGGGCGGATTCATTCAGCAGCTCAAAAACGGGCGCTGGCATGTCCTGCGGAGAACCACCAAAAGCCGCTACCCGCTCGAGGTGGTGAGCATTCCTCTGGCAGCGCCACTGACTGAGGCCTTTAAACAGGAAAGCACCCGCCTGACTGCCACCGATCTTCCAAAAGAACTCTCAGCGGCTTTACGCAACCAACTGAGGATAATTCTGACCAAATGAAACATCCCCTGATCCGCCAGGCGGTGCTGGATGCCCTGAAAGCGGGCGTTACTGACCCTGTCACGTGGTCTGACGGCCGTCCCGCTGTACTTGAGTCCGAAGATCTCCCGGCTGTCGCCGTCTATATCACTGACGCGCAGTCCACGGAGGAATCAATCGACGAAGATATCTGGCGCGCCACGCTTCATATCGAGGTGTTCCTGAAAGCGAGCGAAACGGATACCGCGCTCGATACCTGGATGGAAAGCAAAATCTATCCACAGCTCAATGCACTCCCCGGCCTTACCCCCTTAATCGAAACCATGTCTGCTCAGGGCTATGACTATCAGCGAGATGACGAAATGGCGACGTGGGGATCGGCTGATCTCAAATACTCAATTTCATACGTAATGTGAGGTAATCATGCCAACTCCAAGCCCGCTTGAACCCGTAAAAGGTTCAGGCACAACGTTCTGGATTTACACAGGCACAGGCGATCCCTATGCCAACCCGACCAGCGACACTGACTGGACCCGCACTGCCAAAATCAAAGACCTGACGCCAGGTGAACTGACAGCCGAGTCTTATGACGACACCTACCTTGACGATCCGAACGCGGACTGGGCCAATACAGCGCAGGGGGAAAAGTCAGCCGGTGAGGCTAGTTTCACCCTGGCGTGGAAGCCGGGGGAATCAGGGCAGCAATCTCTGGTGGACTGGTTCTATAACGGCGATGTGCGCGCCTACAAAATTAAATACCCTAACGGGACGATTGACGTCTTTAAGGGTTGGGTAAGCAGCCTCGGTAAAACGATCCCGGCGAAAGAGGTCATCACCCGTAGCGTGAAGATCAGCAACAACGGCAAGCCATCGCTGGCAGAAGAAAGCCGTACCCCGGCCGTGGCCGTCACCGGTGTAACGCTCGACAAGTCTACCCTTGCGGTTGCTGTCGGCGCTAAAAACACAATCAATGTTACGGTCACGCCTTCCGGTGCTACTGATAAAACCTTCCGTGTAGCCTCGTCTGATCCGGCTAAAGCGACTGTAACCGCCAGCGGTAACGTACTGACTGTGACGGGTGTTGCTGCAGGTACTGCTGAAATTATCGTGATGATGAACGATGGTCTGAAAGTCGCGATCTGCCCTGTCACCGTTTCCTGACCGGCGGGGCGCTTGCCCCGTCATTTTTACTGGAGCATCCCATGAGTTTTCTGAAATCAGAGCCATTTACTTTTAACGGCAACACCATTGAGTTGTTTGAGCTGTCCGCGCTGCAACGTATCGAGCATTTGCAATACCTGGCGCTGGATGAGAAATCCCTGCCAAAAGACGAAGGGGAAGAGGGTTATCTACCGTTACGGGTTGCCAGCAATATCCGGCGTGGTGCCCGGCTGATCGCGATGTCACTGTGGCAGGGAGACACCTCAAAGAATGTTGATTCTCTGCACCATGAAGTTCTCTCCGGGTGGTCGCCAGCAATGATTGGTGCCGGAGAACACTTCGTTAAAAATCTCTCTGACATGCTGCCTCTACAGGAGCCAGAGCTGACCAGCGGTGAGGAAAACGAAGACCGCGCTGCTGTGGATGAGGAAGTGAGCGCGGAAAAGCGTTAGCCGGTGAGCTGAGTTTTGTGATGAAACTGGCGCGTGAGTTCCGGCGCCCGGACTGGCGCGCGATGCTTGCCGGCATGTCTTCGACTGAGCTGGCTGAGTGGGGGCGTTATTATGAGCAGCAGTATTTTGAAAACGATTTGCTGGATGCGCATTTCTGCCGGCTCAGTCATCTGGTTGTGTCTCTGATGTGCCCGGATACTGAACTAACCCCGCTTAATTTCAGCCTCCTGAACCCGCCTGAGCCGAAAAATTTACCGATGGATGATGATGTAATGATGTCTGTGGCGGAAAGCCTGGGAGGAGTGCGCTATGGCACAGTCAGTGGGTGATCTGGTCGTTAACCTTGACGTTGATTCGGCTAAATTTACCGAACAGGTGAATTACGTAAATAAGCAGCTGAAGGGGACGGGTAAAGCGGCCAACGATGCCGCCCTACAGGTTCAGCAGGCATTTTCGAAGCAGGAGCTGGCCGCAAAACGAGCCGGGATTTCTGTAGGCCAGTACAGTGCCGCGATGCGAACCCTACCTGCGCAGTTTACTGACATCGCGACGCAGCTGGCTGGTGGGCAAAGCCCCTGGCTCATCATGCTCCAGCAGGGCGGACAAATTAAGGACCAGTTTGGTGGTCTCCGGCCCATGTTCAGTGCTTTGCTGGGAACGATCTCACCAACCATGATCGGAGTCGGGGCACTCGCCGCTGGCACCGCAGCGCTGATGTATTCGTATTATCAGGGATCGAGCACGCTCTCAGAATTTAATAAAACGCTGACATTGACCGGTAATACTGCTGGTCTCACAGCTGTTCGCATGCAGACCATTGCAGCGGCCGGAGAAAAAGCGGGGCTTACATTTAACCAGACCAGTCAGGCGCTGACCGCGCTTGTAACTGCAGGCGTTCACGCGGGTGCAAACTTCGAAGAGCTTGCGATCTCGGTTGCGAAATTTACGGATGCATCCGGTCTGCCGGTCGATAAGGTGGCTGAAGCATTTGGGCGCATGGCCAATGATCCGGCGTCAGGGCTGCTGGCGATGGCGCAGCAGTTTCACAACGTCACGGCTGAGCAGGTTGCATATGTTGCCGCTCTGCAGCGCGCAGGGAATGAAGCAGGAGCACTGCAGGCGGCAAACGAAGCAGCAACGACCGGGTTCAACAAGCAGACTGCCAGCATCCGCGACAACATGGGCACGATTGAATCCGCCGCAGATTCCCTTAAAAAAGCATTCAAATCCATGTGGGATGCGGCACTGGATATCGGCAGGCCGGATACCTCTCAGGAAATGCTGAGTAAGGCAGAGGCGGCCTTTAAGCGGGCGGATGAAATCTGGAATTTGCGTAAGGGTGATCGTTATGTCAACGATGACGCGCGCGCCCGCTTCTGGAATGACCGTGAGACTGCCCGCCAGGCGCTGGACATGGCTCAGCAACAGGCCCGCAATTCTCAACTCGCCCAGGAAAATGCCAGTCGTGAGGCAGGACTGGAAGCCGATCGCCTCAAGTACGCACAACAGGCCCAGGCGAATTACAGCAAAACGCAGACGGCACTGGAGAAGTACACCGATCGCCAGAACGAACTGAATAAAGCGTTAAAAGAGGGGCGGATTCTCCA encodes the following:
- a CDS encoding ClpP-like prohead protease/major capsid protein fusion protein, yielding MTKETLVSRKKNRVKNRPKAQAKNSWFRMQASSENEAEIYIYDEIGYWGVTAKQFVANLKALGDVTHIKLHINSPGGDVFDGIAIFNALKFHGAAITVYIDGLAASMASVIAMVGNPVIMPENTMMMIHKPWGFAGGDADDMRDYADLLDKVESVLIPAYAQKTGKSTEEIAAMLEDETWLSGTECLELGFADQVTPSLQAMACIHSKRIEEFEKMPNSIRNMVTPPRNTATRETQQPTATQPAPAAGASETDIRAQVIAEQKARVNGIQDLFAMFGGKHQELQAKCIADPECSVSQAKDVLLAELGKNATPSNTTTQGQAHVYAGNGNFVGDGIRQALMARAGYENVERDNVYNGMTLREYARMSLTERGIGVSSYNPMQMVGFALTHSNSDFGNILLDVANKALLQGWDEAAETFELWTKKGQLSDFKTAHRVGMGGFPSLRQVREGAEYKYITTQDKGETIALATYGEIFSITRQAIINDDLNQLTDVPMKMGRAAKATIGDLVYAVLTGNGKLSDGKALFHADHANLSAGAISVDSLDKARQNMRKQKEGERALNIRPAYMLVPVGLETLASQTIKSASVKGADINAGVVNPLQNFAEVIAEARLDDADPAAWYLAAAQGTDTIEVAYLNGIDAPYIDQQEGFTTDGVATKVRIDAGVAPLDYRGLAKSSGK
- a CDS encoding DUF2190 family protein, whose product is MKNFVQDGHTIDLTNSGSAVIASGTPVAVGDVLAIAIADIAVGETGTGLTSGVVQLPKLAADDIAQGKTVYFKSGKVQLEATGATPAGKAWQAAGANVAAVLVKLNG
- a CDS encoding ATP-binding protein encodes the protein MANPFDAMVARMDAATVNLMADKVTINGASFDAVESQFVAEMGPLVGDGLSLVVFSPAVSPRKGDAIHWKGQDYTVTRKQLFNGKPQIWIE
- a CDS encoding phage tail protein codes for the protein MSIKGLEQAIANLESISKTAVPRASSQAVNRVATRAISRSTRQVAKETRVQRKLVNQRARLKKATVRKPQATIRVNRGNLPAIKLGVASVRLSRRKRDKAGVRSVLVIGRFRFPGGFIQQLKNGRWHVLRRTTKSRYPLEVVSIPLAAPLTEAFKQESTRLTATDLPKELSAALRNQLRIILTK
- the gpU gene encoding phage tail terminator protein translates to MKHPLIRQAVLDALKAGVTDPVTWSDGRPAVLESEDLPAVAVYITDAQSTEESIDEDIWRATLHIEVFLKASETDTALDTWMESKIYPQLNALPGLTPLIETMSAQGYDYQRDDEMATWGSADLKYSISYVM
- a CDS encoding phage tail protein, with amino-acid sequence MPTPSPLEPVKGSGTTFWIYTGTGDPYANPTSDTDWTRTAKIKDLTPGELTAESYDDTYLDDPNADWANTAQGEKSAGEASFTLAWKPGESGQQSLVDWFYNGDVRAYKIKYPNGTIDVFKGWVSSLGKTIPAKEVITRSVKISNNGKPSLAEESRTPAVAVTGVTLDKSTLAVAVGAKNTINVTVTPSGATDKTFRVASSDPAKATVTASGNVLTVTGVAAGTAEIIVMMNDGLKVAICPVTVS
- the gpG gene encoding phage tail assembly chaperone G; the encoded protein is MSFLKSEPFTFNGNTIELFELSALQRIEHLQYLALDEKSLPKDEGEEGYLPLRVASNIRRGARLIAMSLWQGDTSKNVDSLHHEVLSGWSPAMIGAGEHFVKNLSDMLPLQEPELTSGEENEDRAAVDEEVSAEKR
- a CDS encoding phage tail assembly protein T is translated as MKLAREFRRPDWRAMLAGMSSTELAEWGRYYEQQYFENDLLDAHFCRLSHLVVSLMCPDTELTPLNFSLLNPPEPKNLPMDDDVMMSVAESLGGVRYGTVSG
- a CDS encoding phage tail tape measure protein — encoded protein: MAQSVGDLVVNLDVDSAKFTEQVNYVNKQLKGTGKAANDAALQVQQAFSKQELAAKRAGISVGQYSAAMRTLPAQFTDIATQLAGGQSPWLIMLQQGGQIKDQFGGLRPMFSALLGTISPTMIGVGALAAGTAALMYSYYQGSSTLSEFNKTLTLTGNTAGLTAVRMQTIAAAGEKAGLTFNQTSQALTALVTAGVHAGANFEELAISVAKFTDASGLPVDKVAEAFGRMANDPASGLLAMAQQFHNVTAEQVAYVAALQRAGNEAGALQAANEAATTGFNKQTASIRDNMGTIESAADSLKKAFKSMWDAALDIGRPDTSQEMLSKAEAAFKRADEIWNLRKGDRYVNDDARARFWNDRETARQALDMAQQQARNSQLAQENASREAGLEADRLKYAQQAQANYSKTQTALEKYTDRQNELNKALKEGRILQADYNINLAAAKKEYEDSLKKPTKTRTPGGTKLTDNTSAQTIELQTQLEVLRQHSVINDKISQQRQQLWKEQARFTVLEQAAKTRNLTDDEKSLLASKDKVLAQAEINARLGDQIVTQERLNRLQDTSQKYVTQMSEKTRALAESAGMSSRQTQRRLEEAQLLQGWKNAGGNEGDQQYQNELNALRNYYGEQDALRQNWQAGAKTAWADYVDSADDAYGQVKSLAAATFDGIGQSMADMLTTGKGKWSDFTKSILSMMAQILVKQAMVGVVDSASTALGFATGGFTGYGGKNDPAGIVHRGEFVFTKEATSRIGVGNLYSLMRGYASGGLVEGGKGIATPLGVSVYAPVTVTPSQQSSSSSQASSDAAGRAYQQVVDRSIREGIARESEPGGIIWNLNNGRR